A stretch of the Streptosporangium sp. NBC_01755 genome encodes the following:
- a CDS encoding Uma2 family endonuclease — protein sequence MTAVFPEWFYPGPAGGWTADMLDHLPPDAPRHVELIDGSLIMMSPQTAFHMFVINLMIDQQRGIRPPAHLMVVREMTVTLGIRQRPEPDIMLVASSALTSLRTTSFKPEDVHLVVEVVSPESLERDRTTKPIKYSDAGIRYLWRVEQEDDKPVVYTFELEPSVKAYVPTGIHRGRLKTDIGFEIDLDLDLGTFIGP from the coding sequence ATGACAGCCGTTTTCCCCGAGTGGTTCTACCCTGGGCCGGCCGGTGGATGGACCGCCGACATGCTCGATCATCTCCCTCCCGACGCGCCCCGGCATGTCGAACTGATCGACGGGTCGCTCATCATGATGTCTCCGCAGACCGCCTTCCACATGTTTGTCATCAACCTGATGATCGATCAGCAACGCGGTATACGACCACCGGCTCATCTCATGGTTGTCCGTGAGATGACCGTGACCCTGGGAATCAGGCAACGGCCGGAACCCGACATCATGCTGGTGGCGAGTTCGGCGTTGACGAGCCTGAGAACCACCTCGTTCAAGCCGGAGGACGTGCACCTGGTGGTCGAGGTGGTGTCCCCCGAGTCGCTGGAACGAGACCGCACCACCAAGCCGATCAAATACTCCGACGCCGGGATCAGATATCTCTGGCGCGTGGAGCAGGAGGACGACAAGCCCGTCGTCTACACCTTCGAGCTGGAACCCTCCGTCAAGGCATACGTTCCGACGGGCATCCACCGGGGGCGGTTGAAGACGGACATCGGCTTCGAGATCGACCTCGACCTCGACCTCGGCACGTTCATCGGTCCGTGA
- a CDS encoding DUF4126 domain-containing protein: MLAALTGVGLSTAAGLNAYIPLLVVGLLANFTDQVRLPQEFAWLSNGWVLGIIGVLLLVEFVFDKVPVVDSVNDMIQTVVRPASGGVVFSATEAAARLDGSTWMSHNPWLSWVLGIGIALAVHVMKTTARPVVNATTGGVGAPVVSTVEDAGALGISLVAIFLPVLVILVLAGLALLAWWTTRRIRRRRRSRMAGPSLR, from the coding sequence ATGCTCGCGGCTCTGACCGGTGTCGGCCTGTCCACGGCGGCCGGGCTCAACGCCTACATTCCCCTGCTGGTCGTCGGCCTGCTCGCCAACTTCACCGATCAGGTACGGCTGCCGCAGGAGTTCGCCTGGCTCTCCAACGGCTGGGTGCTCGGGATCATCGGCGTGCTGCTCCTGGTGGAGTTCGTGTTCGACAAGGTCCCGGTGGTCGACAGCGTCAACGACATGATCCAGACCGTCGTCCGCCCGGCCTCCGGCGGCGTCGTCTTCAGCGCCACCGAGGCCGCGGCCCGGTTGGACGGCTCGACCTGGATGAGCCACAACCCCTGGCTCAGCTGGGTGCTGGGCATCGGGATCGCGCTGGCCGTGCACGTCATGAAGACGACCGCCAGGCCCGTGGTGAACGCCACCACGGGCGGGGTGGGCGCGCCCGTGGTCAGCACCGTCGAGGACGCCGGGGCGCTGGGCATCAGCCTGGTGGCTATCTTCCTGCCCGTCCTGGTCATCCTGGTACTGGCGGGGCTGGCACTGCTCGCCTGGTGGACGACTCGCCGGATCCGACGACGGAGGCGGAGCCGGATGGCCGGCCCGAGCCTGCGATGA